Proteins encoded within one genomic window of Methanomassiliicoccus luminyensis B10:
- the dnaK gene encoding molecular chaperone DnaK has product MAKIIGIDLGTSNSAAAVMEGGRPTIIPSAEGTSLGGKAFPSYVAFTKEGELLVGEPARRQAVTNPEGTIAAAKRKMGTNYKFQVHGKEYTPQQISAFILQKIKRDAEAYLGDTVDKAVITVPAYFNDNQRQATKDAGAIAGLEVVRIINEPTAAALAFGLDNSKSSQKILVFDLGGGTLDVTIMEFSEGVFEVIATSGDTQLGGTDMDQALIGFVSGQFQKDTGIDLTKDKMAMWRVREACEKAKIELSSTMSTEINLPFITADQSGPKHLTTNITRAKLEELVNPIVERCKAPLQNALRDAKLTPEQIDSIILVGGPTRMPVVQRFVETLVGKKIQRGVDPMECVSMGAAIQAAVLAGEVKDILLLDVTPLSLSVETLGGIATKLIDRNTTIPTKKSQVFSTAADYQSSVEVHIVQGEREMAADNVSLGKFQLSGIPPAPRGVPQIEVTYDIDANGILSVSAKDLGTGKEAKITITASNKLSKDEISNMVHQAEQFSEDDKKRKEKVEVLNQADTLIYTTEKSLVELGDKVTAEEREKIKKASDELKEAMKADDIDALKAKMDALVKEMSAVSTRVYQEAAAAQQQGQQQAQQAQQAPPQNDDKKDQGGKGDYTDADFHIVD; this is encoded by the coding sequence ATGGCTAAGATCATCGGGATAGACCTAGGGACCAGCAATTCAGCCGCCGCGGTCATGGAAGGCGGGAGGCCGACCATCATACCCAGCGCCGAAGGCACCAGCCTCGGCGGGAAGGCCTTCCCCTCTTACGTCGCGTTCACGAAGGAGGGGGAGCTCCTGGTGGGCGAGCCGGCGCGCCGCCAGGCCGTCACCAACCCCGAGGGCACCATCGCCGCGGCCAAGCGGAAGATGGGAACCAATTACAAGTTCCAGGTGCACGGGAAGGAGTACACTCCCCAGCAGATCTCCGCGTTCATCCTCCAGAAGATAAAGAGGGACGCCGAGGCCTACCTCGGGGACACCGTCGACAAGGCCGTGATCACCGTTCCCGCCTACTTCAACGACAACCAGAGGCAGGCGACCAAGGACGCCGGGGCCATCGCCGGGCTGGAGGTCGTGAGGATCATCAACGAGCCCACCGCCGCGGCGCTGGCGTTCGGGCTGGACAACTCCAAGTCCTCCCAGAAGATCCTGGTGTTCGACCTGGGCGGAGGAACGCTGGATGTCACCATCATGGAGTTCAGCGAGGGCGTGTTCGAGGTCATCGCGACCTCAGGGGACACCCAGCTGGGCGGCACCGACATGGACCAGGCGCTCATCGGCTTCGTGTCCGGCCAGTTCCAGAAGGACACCGGGATCGATCTCACCAAGGACAAGATGGCCATGTGGCGCGTCCGGGAGGCCTGCGAGAAGGCCAAGATCGAGCTTTCGTCCACGATGTCCACCGAGATCAACCTGCCCTTCATCACCGCCGACCAGAGCGGCCCGAAGCATCTCACCACGAACATCACCCGGGCGAAGCTGGAGGAGCTTGTCAACCCCATAGTGGAGAGGTGCAAGGCGCCCCTGCAGAACGCTCTCAGGGACGCCAAGCTGACCCCGGAGCAGATCGACAGCATCATCCTGGTGGGCGGGCCGACCCGCATGCCGGTGGTCCAGCGCTTCGTGGAGACGCTCGTCGGCAAGAAGATCCAGCGCGGCGTGGACCCCATGGAGTGCGTGTCCATGGGAGCGGCCATCCAGGCGGCGGTCCTGGCCGGCGAGGTCAAGGACATCCTGCTGCTCGACGTGACGCCCCTGTCCCTCAGCGTGGAGACCCTGGGCGGGATAGCGACCAAGCTGATCGACAGGAACACCACCATCCCCACCAAGAAGTCGCAGGTGTTCTCCACCGCCGCCGACTACCAGAGCAGCGTGGAGGTGCACATCGTGCAGGGCGAGCGCGAAATGGCCGCCGACAACGTGTCCCTCGGCAAGTTCCAGCTCTCCGGCATCCCGCCCGCTCCGAGGGGAGTGCCCCAGATCGAGGTCACATACGACATCGACGCCAACGGCATCCTGAGCGTCTCGGCCAAGGACCTGGGGACCGGGAAGGAGGCCAAGATCACCATCACCGCCTCCAACAAGCTGTCCAAGGACGAGATCTCCAACATGGTCCACCAGGCCGAGCAGTTCTCCGAGGATGACAAGAAGCGCAAGGAGAAGGTGGAGGTCCTCAACCAGGCCGACACCCTGATCTACACCACCGAGAAGAGCCTGGTCGAGCTCGGGGACAAGGTCACGGCCGAGGAAAGGGAGAAGATCAAGAAGGCCTCCGACGAGCTGAAGGAGGCCATGAAGGCCGACGACATCGACGCCCTCAAGGCCAAGATGGACGCCCTGGTGAAGGAGATGTCCGCGGTGTCCACCCGCGTGTACCAAGAGGCCGCCGCGGCCCAGCAGCAGGGGCAGCAGCAGGCCCAGCAAGCCCAGCAGGCGCCGCCCCAGAACGACGACAAGAAGGACCAGGGCGGCAAGGGCGACTATACTGACGCCGACTTCCACATAGTGGACTGA
- the dnaJ gene encoding molecular chaperone DnaJ gives MTKRDYYEVLGVAKTASVDDIKKAYRKLAMQYHPDVTKEDRKVAEEKFKEVSEAYEVLADEKKRQLYDQYGHAGVNSQFQDGSFNWSDFSHQGDLRDIFGDGGLGSIFDMLFGRQQRSSGGRDMRMDLQITLEEAFRGVKRRITVPKFDKCAKCNGTGAKDGKVVSCPDCGGTGQVRMAQGRGFSQFISVMPCRRCRGTGRAPGNNCPECEGRGKIQRTSHIDVDIPAGVEPGTRLRVPGAGEAGGPGEPNGDLYVAIDVKPHNTWKREGADLYMEFPVTFAQAALGADIEIPTLDGKANVTLPSSTQSDTVFRLKGSGMPILNYSGRGDQYVKVKIKVPEKLNQEQKDLLKRFAVLEAEDRSFMGKFKKRK, from the coding sequence ATGACCAAGCGGGACTACTACGAAGTGCTCGGCGTCGCCAAGACCGCCAGCGTGGACGATATAAAGAAAGCGTACCGCAAGCTGGCAATGCAGTACCACCCCGACGTCACCAAGGAGGACCGCAAGGTGGCGGAGGAGAAGTTCAAGGAGGTGTCCGAGGCCTACGAGGTGCTGGCGGACGAGAAGAAGCGGCAGCTGTACGACCAGTACGGCCACGCCGGCGTCAACTCGCAGTTCCAGGACGGCTCCTTCAACTGGAGCGACTTCTCCCACCAGGGCGATCTGAGGGATATCTTCGGCGACGGCGGCCTCGGCAGCATCTTTGATATGCTGTTCGGCCGCCAGCAGCGCTCCTCAGGCGGGAGGGACATGCGCATGGACCTCCAGATAACCCTGGAGGAAGCGTTCCGCGGCGTCAAGCGCCGCATCACCGTCCCCAAGTTCGACAAGTGCGCCAAGTGCAACGGCACCGGGGCCAAGGACGGAAAGGTCGTCAGCTGCCCCGACTGCGGCGGCACCGGGCAGGTCCGCATGGCCCAGGGCCGCGGCTTCAGCCAGTTCATCTCGGTGATGCCGTGCCGCCGGTGCCGCGGCACCGGCAGGGCGCCGGGCAACAACTGCCCGGAGTGCGAAGGCCGCGGGAAGATCCAGCGCACCTCGCACATCGACGTGGACATCCCCGCCGGCGTCGAGCCGGGCACCCGCCTCCGCGTCCCCGGGGCCGGGGAGGCGGGGGGGCCGGGGGAGCCCAACGGCGACCTGTACGTGGCGATCGACGTCAAGCCCCACAACACCTGGAAGCGGGAAGGGGCGGACCTCTACATGGAGTTCCCCGTCACCTTCGCCCAGGCGGCCCTGGGCGCGGACATCGAGATCCCCACCCTGGACGGCAAGGCCAACGTGACGCTGCCCTCCTCCACCCAATCGGACACGGTGTTCCGGCTCAAGGGGTCGGGGATGCCGATCCTCAACTACTCCGGCCGGGGCGACCAGTACGTCAAGGTCAAGATCAAGGTCCCCGAGAAGCTGAACCAGGAACAGAAGGACCTGCTGAAGCGCTTCGCCGTCCTGGAGGCCGAGGACCGCAGCTTCATGGGTAAATTCAAGAAGAGGAAGTGA